The nucleotide window GGCGATCTTACCGATTTCATCATACAACCCTAAACCCGTCAAAAAGGCTCCCAAAAACACCATTACGATTACCGTTGCCGAAGCGGCGTCCCGGGTCGACATGCCCGCGGAAGTAAAGATAATGGTAATGAGCTGGGCCAGGGCGGAAATAGTTCCTCCTACCCAAAAGGCGTTTATGGCGTTAATTATCACCCGCGGTTTGGGCTTTACGCTGCTGGCCAGGCGCTGATAGGCCTGCTGGTCGTAGGTCTGCTTTTGTTGCATAACCTGTTCCGCTAGGGTCAACGGCTTCTTGGGCGGCCCCGGCTGT belongs to Moorella humiferrea and includes:
- the spoVAC gene encoding stage V sporulation protein AC, which codes for MQQKQTYDQQAYQRLASSVKPKPRVIINAINAFWVGGTISALAQLITIIFTSAGMSTRDAASATVIVMVFLGAFLTGLGLYDEIGKIAGAGSIIPITGFANSIVAPAMEFKREGFVFGVAARMFNIAGPVLVYGFIVSVLIGLIAYFVK